The DNA window TATTGATAGTAATAACAGTTGTCGCCTTCTTCGGTCTTATGCTTTTTGTCATTCCTCAAATTGGTAAAATCCTTCTTGACCTAGGAGGTGCTGACGCGAAACTTCCAGGTCTTACTGTTGGTATGCTTGCGATCAGTAGTTTCATGACAAATTACTGGTTTATTGTGTTCCCAGTTATATTCGGTATCATTTATGCTCTTCTTCGGTATATCAAAACACCAAAGGGTAAGGGGCAATTCCACGCGCTTATTCTAAAAATACCTGGTATTAAAACAATTATAGTAAAGCTCGCTGTCGCACGATTTGCGCGAACATTTTCAGCGCTTATGGGCGCAGGAGTGCCAGTTCTCGAGGCACTTCGCGTTACCTCGCGCGCTGTTGGTAATATGGTCTACGAAAAGTCACTTATGGATGCGGCGGAGCAAGTTAAAAACGGAGTCCAATTATCAACGATTATTGAAAAAAACAAACTATTCCCAGCAATTGTTGCTCAGATGCTTTCTGTTGGTGAAGAGACGGGTCAGACTGACGTCGTTCTCCTTAAAGTTGCCGATTTCTATGAAGAAGAAGTTGATGTAGCGATTGATGGTATCAGTTCTATTATCGAACCTGTCATGATTGTCATCATGGGCTCAATGGTTGGGTTGATTGCCGCCAGTGTTATGGGCCCAATTGCTGGGCTTGCTCAGAACATCAAAGGTTAGTGTTTTTTAAAATGCTCATGGTATACTATTAATAGATACACGAGTGGGCATCAATGGCAAAATTATTTTATCACGACAAACCAATCATAGGGCTTGATATCAGTCAAACTGGTATTAAAGTCATGTCTGTTGATCCAAAAAAATGGTTAGTGCTCGGCTACGGATCAGTAGATCTTGATCCAGCTAAAATGCAAAAGTCTCTTGAAACGAATGATGGATATTTATCAGAGAATATTACCTCTCTTCTTCACGATAAACTTGTCGGTGAGCTAGGCAGCACCCATGTTACTATCGGTATCCCAACGAGCCGTACATTCTCTAGGACATTCATGTTACCGGCAAAATCAGAAAATACTCTATCTGATGCGATTCAGGTAGAAGTTGACCAGTACATCCCAATCCCCTTTTCTTCACTTTACGTTGACTACGAAATTATTGAACG is part of the Candidatus Saccharimonadales bacterium genome and encodes:
- a CDS encoding type II secretion system F family protein — protein: MPTFAYVAYNTQNKSVSGSVEAADRASVLAALSKQGLRPISVIEGSSAKAKFAIGSLLGGNKVKSNDIVMFTRQLSAMVSAGVPLLRSLSSLAGHTESAPLKKLLMSVIKDVEGGAALGDSLAKFPNTFSDVYVNMVRAGEAAGILDEILKRLAIQQEKSATIRKKVKSAMTYPTVLIVITVVAFFGLMLFVIPQIGKILLDLGGADAKLPGLTVGMLAISSFMTNYWFIVFPVIFGIIYALLRYIKTPKGKGQFHALILKIPGIKTIIVKLAVARFARTFSALMGAGVPVLEALRVTSRAVGNMVYEKSLMDAAEQVKNGVQLSTIIEKNKLFPAIVAQMLSVGEETGQTDVVLLKVADFYEEEVDVAIDGISSIIEPVMIVIMGSMVGLIAASVMGPIAGLAQNIKG